Proteins encoded within one genomic window of Haloarcula marismortui ATCC 43049:
- a CDS encoding glycosyltransferase family 4 protein — protein MTTNCVIVSQRYPPEKGGNASRIHDTAVNLGDEFNVTVLAPSLCYPPGNFERTWKRKQTERDEGVIVHRLWTWQPQRENPSLLRRLPYYVIFALHAALWLVVNFRQYDVVMTSTPPITTGFPGLVAAAIGNPWVIDVRDLWIENSIALGYIQADSPLVKAGRTFQRLALHSADRITVTTETLRDAVGDTYGSELRDRVRVVPNGVDTDRFSSVSTPENNDSRIVYTGNIGSAQALEPCIRAMQHVSSDNALLQLVGDGDEVSRLKSVTERLGLEDRVEFVGLVDRERIPEILDSATVGLAPIKDSPELDYAIPTKLYEYMACSLPVVVTGRGEIKRFTTDTDVGIHTEPDPESIAVAIETLLENPEKRVAMGQDGHRVVSEEYDRQAIAGQLGEVFRTLTVTERRESCTTPDPDHD, from the coding sequence ATGACGACTAACTGTGTCATCGTCTCTCAGCGGTATCCGCCTGAAAAGGGCGGCAATGCATCCAGAATTCACGACACAGCCGTTAATCTCGGTGATGAGTTCAACGTGACCGTTCTGGCACCGTCTCTCTGTTACCCACCGGGAAACTTCGAACGGACTTGGAAGCGCAAGCAGACAGAACGCGATGAGGGCGTGATCGTCCACCGCTTGTGGACATGGCAGCCACAGAGAGAGAACCCCTCTCTGCTTCGTCGACTTCCCTACTACGTTATATTCGCACTGCATGCGGCACTCTGGCTAGTCGTGAATTTCCGGCAGTATGACGTTGTCATGACATCTACACCGCCAATCACTACTGGGTTCCCCGGACTTGTGGCTGCTGCCATCGGGAATCCATGGGTAATCGATGTCCGCGATCTGTGGATTGAGAACTCAATCGCCCTTGGATACATTCAAGCAGATAGTCCACTGGTAAAGGCCGGCCGCACGTTCCAGCGTCTCGCGTTACACTCGGCTGATCGCATTACGGTAACGACTGAGACACTTAGAGATGCAGTCGGTGACACGTACGGCAGCGAACTTAGGGATCGGGTTCGAGTCGTCCCGAACGGTGTTGACACCGACCGGTTTTCCTCGGTATCGACTCCTGAAAATAACGACTCGCGAATCGTATACACCGGGAATATCGGGAGTGCACAGGCACTTGAACCGTGTATCCGGGCAATGCAACACGTTTCAAGTGACAACGCCTTGCTTCAGTTGGTCGGCGACGGGGACGAGGTGTCTCGGCTCAAGAGTGTGACAGAACGACTTGGGCTTGAAGACCGCGTCGAATTTGTTGGACTGGTGGACCGTGAACGAATCCCGGAGATCCTCGACAGTGCAACTGTCGGCTTGGCCCCAATAAAAGACAGTCCAGAACTGGACTATGCAATACCCACGAAGCTGTACGAGTACATGGCCTGCTCGCTACCCGTCGTTGTCACCGGGCGGGGGGAAATCAAGCGGTTCACAACGGATACAGACGTAGGGATCCACACGGAACCCGACCCAGAAAGTATTGCGGTAGCGATTGAAACCCTCCTCGAAAACCCCGAAAAGCGGGTGGCGATGGGTCAAGATGGACATCGAGTCGTATCCGAGGAGTATGACCGGCAAGCCATCGCGGGTCAACTTGGTGAGGTTTTTCGGACATTGACAGTGACTGAACGACGGGAATCGTGTACGACTCCAGATCCCGACCATGACTGA